The Nostoc sp. 'Lobaria pulmonaria (5183) cyanobiont' genome window below encodes:
- a CDS encoding NYN domain-containing protein — MPHVNQSSKKQTSQQLPLLSIYWDYQNAKLSPSQAKSLLDLAQSKGCVISINVYYNSQREDQTAVKDDLGNLGFNCVNVPCPLKNSADNQLIADCLEEIHSNMSPDKIMLISGDGDFVKLVHNLQKLGKQAIILAQIGNVKQKLKGLANEFYFLEDLSRLISDKNQPPIISLVSQINYNEAVGCLIEAIKTASSQGKSTVFGRIDKLMRQGCANYQGYLSISTDDGKKFKSFSQFIDVAVKDGKVRKQNQELFLTELDILAA; from the coding sequence ATGCCACACGTTAATCAATCTTCCAAAAAACAAACAAGCCAGCAGCTACCTCTACTTTCCATTTATTGGGATTATCAAAACGCTAAATTAAGTCCATCTCAGGCTAAATCATTGCTGGATTTAGCCCAATCCAAAGGGTGTGTAATTAGCATAAATGTCTACTACAATTCACAGCGTGAAGATCAAACTGCTGTAAAGGATGATTTAGGCAATCTTGGTTTTAACTGTGTTAATGTTCCCTGTCCTTTAAAAAATAGTGCAGATAACCAATTAATAGCCGACTGCTTAGAGGAGATTCACAGTAATATGTCTCCAGATAAAATTATGCTCATATCAGGAGATGGAGACTTTGTAAAATTGGTTCATAATCTGCAAAAATTAGGGAAACAAGCTATTATCCTTGCTCAAATAGGTAATGTAAAACAAAAGCTTAAAGGATTGGCTAATGAATTTTACTTTTTAGAAGATTTATCCCGATTAATTAGCGATAAAAATCAGCCTCCAATTATTTCCCTTGTGTCTCAGATTAATTACAATGAGGCTGTAGGGTGTCTAATTGAAGCTATCAAAACTGCCTCAAGCCAAGGTAAGTCTACCGTATTTGGTCGCATTGATAAATTGATGCGTCAAGGTTGTGCTAACTATCAAGGATACTTATCTATTTCTACAGATGATGGCAAGAAATTTAAGAGTTTTAGCCAGTTTATTGATGTTGCTGTAAAAGATGGCAAAGTCCGAAAGCAAAATCAGGAGTTATTTTTAACTGAATTAGATATACTGGCTGCCTAA
- a CDS encoding Uma2 family endonuclease translates to MSIAQAKRFTLDEYHRLGELGFFHEDDHIELINGEIIEMASKGTAHETCLRKLWKELPKILGDKATLQSQAPIALPPNSEPEPDFAILQNRADDYLSAHPKPADVFLVMEVSDSSLGYDQDVKIPLYAKAGITYYWIFNLLDNYLEAYSEPYQDNQGRYGYSNKRIFLSNEVINFPCFPDLSLDLARVFPPKLNF, encoded by the coding sequence ATGAGTATTGCTCAGGCTAAACGCTTCACACTGGATGAATACCACAGGCTTGGAGAATTGGGCTTTTTCCATGAAGATGACCACATTGAATTAATCAACGGGGAAATTATTGAAATGGCATCCAAAGGTACAGCCCATGAAACTTGTTTAAGAAAACTGTGGAAGGAACTCCCCAAAATACTGGGAGACAAGGCCACTTTGCAATCTCAAGCCCCGATTGCTTTGCCACCTAACAGTGAACCTGAACCAGATTTTGCGATTCTTCAAAACCGTGCTGATGATTATCTATCGGCTCATCCTAAACCTGCTGATGTGTTTTTGGTAATGGAGGTTTCAGATTCTTCTTTAGGCTATGACCAAGATGTGAAAATACCTCTCTATGCTAAAGCAGGTATTACTTATTATTGGATATTCAATTTATTGGATAATTATTTGGAAGCTTACAGTGAACCATATCAGGATAATCAAGGCAGATATGGTTATTCAAATAAGCGAATTTTCTTGTCAAATGAGGTAATAAATTTTCCTTGTTTCCCTGACTTATCTCTTGATTTAGCTAGGGTGTTTCCACCAAAGCTGAACTTTTAA